A region of Rhodamnia argentea isolate NSW1041297 chromosome 9, ASM2092103v1, whole genome shotgun sequence DNA encodes the following proteins:
- the LOC115732035 gene encoding ABC transporter B family member 9-like isoform X3 gives MDEDKKKSEQPEGGDGGNKGKDQKVSFFKLFAFADRLDVIFMVVGTISAVASGLSQPLMTLIFGKLINSFGSSDRDHVVKEVSKVAVLFLYLALGTGVASFLQVACWMVTGERQATRIRGLYLKTILRQDIAFFDTETTTGEVIGRMSGDTILIQDAMGEKVGKFVQLLATFLGGFAVAFTKGWLLALVLLTCIPLIVIAGGSMALIMSKMSSQGQVAYAAAGNVVEQTVGAIRTVASFTGEKRAIEKYDSKLEVAYKASVKQGLVSGTGLGVVLLIVFCTYGLAVWYGSKLIIEKGYNGGQIINVIMAIMVGGLSLGQTSPCLSAFASGQAAAYKMFETIDRKPLIDSYDTSGRILNDIKGDIELRDVHFRYPARPDVQIFAGFSLTVPSGKTAALVGQSGSGKSTVISLLERFYDPDSGEVLIDGVNLKELQLKWIREKIGLVGQEPVLFLTTIRENIAYGKENATDEEIRKAIQLANAAKFVDKLPKGLDTMVGEHGAQLSGGQKQRIAIARAILKNPRILLLDEATSALDAESERVVQDALENVMTNRTTVIVAHRLTTIRTADTIAVVHRGKIVEQGTHEELIQDPEGGYSQLVRLQEGNKAGEEKLGQVDTKLDTNFEADKLLVRTISKNSSGRPSMRKSISRGSSGSRHSFALGYGVPGPINLVNMGEEEEQYERTELDNEKRQSVSIRRLAYLNRPELPVLVLASLAALIHGVVFPIFGLLLSSAIKMFYEPPEQLKKDSNFWALVYIGMGCITLVAVPCQNYFFGIAGGKLIRRIRYLSFQKVVHQQISWFDDPANSSGAIGARLSTDASTVRSLVGDALALIVQNIATVTAGLFIAFIANWMLALIVLAVSPLILAQGFVQAKFLKGFSADAKEKYEEASQVANDAVGSIRTVASFCAEKKVMDLYEEKCQGPKEQGVRLGVVSGIGFGFSFCALYCVNAFLFYIGAILVQHGKATFSEVFKVFFALTISAVGVSQSSAMAPDTNKAKDSAASIFSILDSKPQIDSSNDEGITLENVTGNIELEHVSFKYPTRPEFQIFKDLSLTIPAGKTVALVGESGSGKSTVISLIERFYDPDSGRVLLDHVLLQKFKLSWLRQQLGLVGQEPILFNETIRDNIAYGKHGGATEDEIIAAAKASNAHNFISSLPQGYDTSVGERGVQLSGGQKQRIAIARAILKNPKILLLDEATSALDAESERIVQEALDRVMVNRTTVVVAHRLTTIKHADIIAVVKNGVVAEQGRHDTLMKITDGAYASLVALHASASK, from the exons AGGTAGCTTGTTGGATGGTCACTGGAGAGAGGCAAGCGACGCGGATTCGAGGTTTATACTTGAAAACAATACTAAGACAGGACATTGCCTTCTTCGACACTGAAACAACGACCGGAGAGGTCATTGGGAGGATGTCGGGAGACACCATTCTCATTCAGGATGCAATGGGAGAAAAG GTTGGCAAGTTTGTACAACTGCTGGCGACATTCTTAGGAGGTTTCGCGGTCGCTTTTACAAAAGGATGGCTTCTTGCCTTGGTTCTCCTCACTTGCATTCCTCTCATCGTTATTGCCGGAGGCTCCATGGCGTTGATCATGTCTAAAATGTCGAGTCAAGGGCAGGTTGCCTATGCAGCAGCTGGAAATGTTGTAGAGCAGACTGTGGGGGCGATTAGAACG GTTGCATCCTTCACGGGAGAAAAGAGAGCGATAGAAAAATATGACAGCAAGCTGGAAGTTGCATATAAAGCCAGTGTAAAACAAGGGCTCGTGTCCGGCACGGGGCTTGGAGTTGTTCTGTTAATTGTGTTCTGCACTTACGGACTTGCTGTGTGGTACGGATCCAAGTTGATCATAGAGAAAGGATACAATGGCGGGCAAATCATCAATGTCATTATGGCCATTATGGTTGGCGGACT GTCCCTGGGCCAGACATCTCCTTGCCTAAGTGCATTTGCATCGGGACAAGCCGCAGCGTACAAGATGTTTGAGACCATTGATAGAAAACCACTTATCGACTCCTATGACACCTCTGGAAGGATATTGAATGATATAAAAGGTGACATTGAGCTTAGGGATGTTCATTTTAGGTACCCGGCGAGGCCAGACGTGCAAATCTTTGCTGGATTTTCTTTGACGGTCCCAAGCGGCAAAACTGCAGCTCTGGTCGGTCAAAGTGGCAGTGGGAAATCCACAGTCATCAGCTTGCTCGAGAGGTTCTATGATCCTGATTCTGGTGAAGTGCTCATCGATGGCGTCAATTTGAAGGAGCTTCAGCTTAAATGGATCAGGGAGAAAATTGGATTAGTTGGTCAGGAACCTGTCTTGTTTTTAACAACTATAAGAGAGAACATAGCCTACGGAAAGGAAAACGCAACTGATGAGGAAATCAGAAAAGCGATTCAACTTGCCAATGCTGCAAAATTTGTCGACAAGCTGCCGAAG GGCCTTGACACAATGGTAGGAGAGCATGGGGCACAATTATCCGGCGGACAAAAGCAGCGAATCGCCATAGCAAGGGCCATTCTAAAGAACCCAAGAATCCTCCTCCTTGATGAAGCAACAAGTGCACTTGATGCAGAATCTGAACGAGTCGTTCAGGATGCCTTGGAGAATGTCATGACGAACCGAACTACTGTTATAGTCGCACATCGCTTGACAACTATCAGAACTGCAGACACCATTGCAGTTGTGCACCGAGGCAAGATAGTGGAGCAAG GAACTCATGAGGAGCTGATCCAGGACCCTGAGGGGGGCTACTCGCAGCTTGTCCGTTTGCAAGAAGGAAACAAAGCCGGCGAAGAGAAACTTGGCCAGGTAGATACGAAACTGGATACGAATTTTGAAGCCGACAAGTTACTGGTTAGAACCATTAGCAAAAACTCATCTGGTAGACCATCCATGAGGAAATCTATAAGCAGAGGTTCATCAGGAAGCCGCCACTCTTTTGCTCTTGGCTATGGTGTTCCCGGTCCAATCAATCTCGTCAACATGGGTGAAGAGGAGGAACAATATGAGAGAACTGAACTGGACAATGAGAAGCGTCAGAGTGTATCCATCAGACGTCTTGCATATTTGAACAGGCCGGAGTTGCCGGTTCTGGTTCTCGCATCCCTTGCAGCCTTGATACATGGAGTGGTGTTTCCGATATTCGGGCTCTTGCTGTCTTCTGCTATCAAAATGTTCTATGAACCTCCGGAACAACTAAAGAAAGACTCCAATTTCTGGGCGCTCGTTTACATCGGTATGGGATGCATCACTCTAGTAGCCGTGCCGTGTCAGAACTACTTCTTCGGAATTGCTGGTGGCAAGTTAATTCGAAGGATACGATATTTGAGTTTTCAGAAGGTTGTACACCAACAAATCAGTTGGTTCGATGATCCTGCTAACTCAAG TGGTGCAATTGGTGCGAGATTGTCCACTGACGCATCAACGGTGCGGAGTCTCGTTGGCGACGCATTAGCTCTGATTGTCCAAAATATAGCAACAGTTACAGCGGGATTGTTCATAGCATTCATAGCAAACTGGATGTTGGCTCTCATAGTTCTTGCAGTGTCACCTTTGATACTCGCTCAAGGATTTGTCCAAGCGAAATTCCTGAAGGGTTTCAGTGCAGATGCCAAG GAGAAATACGAGGAAGCTAGTCAAGTGGCGAATGATGCGGTCGGTAGCATCCGGACGGTGGCGTCCTTTTGCGCCGAGAAAAAGGTGATGGACTTGTACGAAGAGAAATGTCAAGGCCCAAAGGAGCAGGGCGTCCGGCTTGGGGTTGTGAGCGGGATTGGATTTGGCTTCTCCTTCTGTGCGCTCTACTGCGTAAATGCGTTCTTGTTCTACATTGGAGCTATACTGGTGCAACATGGGAAAGCAACCTTTTCAGAAGTTTTCAAG GTGTTCTTTGCTTTAACAATTTCGGCAGTCGGGGTTTCCCAGAGCAGCGCGATGGCCCCAGATACTAACAAGGCGAAAGATTCGGCTGCTTCGatcttttccattttggatAGCAAGCCTCAGATAGACTCGAGCAACGATGAAGGAATTACGCTGGAGAATGTAACTGGAAACATAGAGTTGGAACACGTCAGTTTCAAATATCCGACAAGACCAgagttccaaatcttcaaagacTTGTCCCTGACCATCCCCGCCGGCAAG ACCGTTGCTTTAGTCGGAGAAAGTGGCAGCGGGAAATCGACAGTGATTAGTCTTATTGAGAGATTCTACGATCCTGATTCCGGCCGTGTGCTTTTAGATCATGTGCTGCTTCAAAAGTTCAAGCTTAGTTGGCTGAGGCAACAGCTAGGTTTGGTAGGCCAAGAGCCTATCCTCTTCAACGAAACAATCCGCGACAACATTGCTTACGGTAAGCATGGCGGCGCCACTGAGGATGAGATCATTGCTGCTGCAAAGGCATCGAATGCACACAACTTCATATCTTCCCTGCCTCAAGGTTATGACACATCAGTTGGTGAGCGAGGAGTGCAATTATCTGGTGGACAGAAACAGAGGATAGCTATTGCCAGGGCTATTTTGAAGAATCCCAAGATACTTCTGCTTGACGAAGCCACGAGTGCATTGGATGCGGAATCGGAGAGGATCGTGCAAGAGGCACTAGACAGGGTTATGGTGAATCGGACAACTGTAGTTGTGGCTCACCGCCTTACGACGATAAAGCATGCCGATATAATTGCGGTTGTAAAGAATGGAGTTGTTGCCGAGCAGGGTAGGCACGACACTCTGATGAAGATAACTGACGGCGCTTATGCGTCGTTGGTGGCACTTCATGCAAGTGCTTCAAAGTGA
- the LOC115732035 gene encoding ABC transporter B family member 9-like isoform X1 has product MDKDEKKSEQPDGGGGGNNGKDQKVSFFKLFAFADHLDVIFMVVGTISAVASGLAQPLMTLIFGKLINSFGSTDRDHVVKEVSKVAVLFLYLALGTGVASFLQVACWMVTGERQATRIRGLYLKTILRQDIAFFDTETTTGEVIGRMSGDTILIQDAMGEKVGKFVQLLATFLGGFAVAFTKGWLLALVLLTCIPLIVIAGGSMALIMSKMSSQGQVAYAAAGNVVEQTVGAIRTVASFTGEKRAIEKYDSKLEVAYKASVKQGLVSGTGLGVVLLIVFCTYGLAVWYGSKLIIEKGYNGGQIINVIMAIMVGGLSLGQTSPCLSAFASGQAAAYKMFETIDRKPLIDSYDTSGRILNDIKGDIELRDVHFRYPARPDVQIFAGFSLTVPSGKTAALVGQSGSGKSTVISLLERFYDPDSGEVLIDGVNLKELQLKWIREKIGLVGQEPVLFLTTIRENIAYGKENATDEEIRKAIQLANAAKFVDKLPKGLDTMVGEHGAQLSGGQKQRIAIARAILKNPRILLLDEATSALDAESERVVQDALENVMTNRTTVIVAHRLTTIRTADTIAVVHRGKIVEQGTHEELIQDPEGGYSQLVRLQEGNKAGEEKLGQVDTKLDTNFEADKLLVRTISKNSSGRPSMRKSISRGSSGSRHSFALGYGVPGPINLVNMGEEEEQYERTELDNEKRQSVSIRRLAYLNRPELPVLVLASLAALIHGVVFPIFGLLLSSAIKMFYEPPEQLKKDSNFWALVYIGMGCITLVAVPCQNYFFGIAGGKLIRRIRYLSFQKVVHQQISWFDDPANSSGAIGARLSTDASTVRSLVGDALALIVQNIATVTAGLFIAFIANWMLALIVLAVSPLILAQGFVQAKFLKGFSADAKEKYEEASQVANDAVGSIRTVASFCAEKKVMDLYEEKCQGPKEQGVRLGVVSGIGFGFSFCALYCVNAFLFYIGAILVQHGKATFSEVFKVFFALTISAVGVSQSSAMAPDTNKAKDSAASIFSILDSKPQIDSSNDEGITLENVTGNIELEHVSFKYPTRPEFQIFKDLSLTIPAGKTVALVGESGSGKSTVISLIERFYDPDSGRVLLDHVLLQKFKLSWLRQQLGLVGQEPILFNETIRDNIAYGKHGGATEDEIIAAAKASNAHNFISSLPQGYDTSVGERGVQLSGGQKQRIAIARAILKNPKILLLDEATSALDAESERIVQEALDRVMVNRTTVVVAHRLTTIKHADIIAVVKNGVVAEQGRHDTLMKITDGAYASLVALHASASK; this is encoded by the exons ATGGACAAAGACGAGAAAAAATCGGAGCAGCCggacggtggcggtggtggaaACAATGGGAAGGACCAGAAGGTgtccttcttcaagctgtttgCCTTTGCAGACCATCTCGATGTAATTTTCATGGTGGTTGGCACCATCTCTGCCGTCGCCAGCGGGCTTGCACAGCCTCTCATGACGCTCATATTTGGGAAGCTCATCAACTCTTTCGGCTCCACCGACCGCGACCACGTCGTTAAAGAAGTCTCTAAG GTGGCTGTCTTGTTTTTGTACTTGGCTCTTGGCACCGGAGTCGCCTCTTTTCTCC AGGTAGCTTGTTGGATGGTCACTGGAGAGAGGCAAGCGACGCGGATTCGAGGTTTATACTTGAAAACAATACTAAGACAGGACATTGCCTTCTTCGACACTGAAACAACGACCGGAGAGGTCATTGGGAGGATGTCGGGAGACACCATTCTCATTCAGGATGCAATGGGAGAAAAG GTTGGCAAGTTTGTACAACTGCTGGCGACATTCTTAGGAGGTTTCGCGGTCGCTTTTACAAAAGGATGGCTTCTTGCCTTGGTTCTCCTCACTTGCATTCCTCTCATCGTTATTGCCGGAGGCTCCATGGCGTTGATCATGTCTAAAATGTCGAGTCAAGGGCAGGTTGCCTATGCAGCAGCTGGAAATGTTGTAGAGCAGACTGTGGGGGCGATTAGAACG GTTGCATCCTTCACGGGAGAAAAGAGAGCGATAGAAAAATATGACAGCAAGCTGGAAGTTGCATATAAAGCCAGTGTAAAACAAGGGCTCGTGTCCGGCACGGGGCTTGGAGTTGTTCTGTTAATTGTGTTCTGCACTTACGGACTTGCTGTGTGGTACGGATCCAAGTTGATCATAGAGAAAGGATACAATGGCGGGCAAATCATCAATGTCATTATGGCCATTATGGTTGGCGGACT GTCCCTGGGCCAGACATCTCCTTGCCTAAGTGCATTTGCATCGGGACAAGCCGCAGCGTACAAGATGTTTGAGACCATTGATAGAAAACCACTTATCGACTCCTATGACACCTCTGGAAGGATATTGAATGATATAAAAGGTGACATTGAGCTTAGGGATGTTCATTTTAGGTACCCGGCGAGGCCAGACGTGCAAATCTTTGCTGGATTTTCTTTGACGGTCCCAAGCGGCAAAACTGCAGCTCTGGTCGGTCAAAGTGGCAGTGGGAAATCCACAGTCATCAGCTTGCTCGAGAGGTTCTATGATCCTGATTCTGGTGAAGTGCTCATCGATGGCGTCAATTTGAAGGAGCTTCAGCTTAAATGGATCAGGGAGAAAATTGGATTAGTTGGTCAGGAACCTGTCTTGTTTTTAACAACTATAAGAGAGAACATAGCCTACGGAAAGGAAAACGCAACTGATGAGGAAATCAGAAAAGCGATTCAACTTGCCAATGCTGCAAAATTTGTCGACAAGCTGCCGAAG GGCCTTGACACAATGGTAGGAGAGCATGGGGCACAATTATCCGGCGGACAAAAGCAGCGAATCGCCATAGCAAGGGCCATTCTAAAGAACCCAAGAATCCTCCTCCTTGATGAAGCAACAAGTGCACTTGATGCAGAATCTGAACGAGTCGTTCAGGATGCCTTGGAGAATGTCATGACGAACCGAACTACTGTTATAGTCGCACATCGCTTGACAACTATCAGAACTGCAGACACCATTGCAGTTGTGCACCGAGGCAAGATAGTGGAGCAAG GAACTCATGAGGAGCTGATCCAGGACCCTGAGGGGGGCTACTCGCAGCTTGTCCGTTTGCAAGAAGGAAACAAAGCCGGCGAAGAGAAACTTGGCCAGGTAGATACGAAACTGGATACGAATTTTGAAGCCGACAAGTTACTGGTTAGAACCATTAGCAAAAACTCATCTGGTAGACCATCCATGAGGAAATCTATAAGCAGAGGTTCATCAGGAAGCCGCCACTCTTTTGCTCTTGGCTATGGTGTTCCCGGTCCAATCAATCTCGTCAACATGGGTGAAGAGGAGGAACAATATGAGAGAACTGAACTGGACAATGAGAAGCGTCAGAGTGTATCCATCAGACGTCTTGCATATTTGAACAGGCCGGAGTTGCCGGTTCTGGTTCTCGCATCCCTTGCAGCCTTGATACATGGAGTGGTGTTTCCGATATTCGGGCTCTTGCTGTCTTCTGCTATCAAAATGTTCTATGAACCTCCGGAACAACTAAAGAAAGACTCCAATTTCTGGGCGCTCGTTTACATCGGTATGGGATGCATCACTCTAGTAGCCGTGCCGTGTCAGAACTACTTCTTCGGAATTGCTGGTGGCAAGTTAATTCGAAGGATACGATATTTGAGTTTTCAGAAGGTTGTACACCAACAAATCAGTTGGTTCGATGATCCTGCTAACTCAAG TGGTGCAATTGGTGCGAGATTGTCCACTGACGCATCAACGGTGCGGAGTCTCGTTGGCGACGCATTAGCTCTGATTGTCCAAAATATAGCAACAGTTACAGCGGGATTGTTCATAGCATTCATAGCAAACTGGATGTTGGCTCTCATAGTTCTTGCAGTGTCACCTTTGATACTCGCTCAAGGATTTGTCCAAGCGAAATTCCTGAAGGGTTTCAGTGCAGATGCCAAG GAGAAATACGAGGAAGCTAGTCAAGTGGCGAATGATGCGGTCGGTAGCATCCGGACGGTGGCGTCCTTTTGCGCCGAGAAAAAGGTGATGGACTTGTACGAAGAGAAATGTCAAGGCCCAAAGGAGCAGGGCGTCCGGCTTGGGGTTGTGAGCGGGATTGGATTTGGCTTCTCCTTCTGTGCGCTCTACTGCGTAAATGCGTTCTTGTTCTACATTGGAGCTATACTGGTGCAACATGGGAAAGCAACCTTTTCAGAAGTTTTCAAG GTGTTCTTTGCTTTAACAATTTCGGCAGTCGGGGTTTCCCAGAGCAGCGCGATGGCCCCAGATACTAACAAGGCGAAAGATTCGGCTGCTTCGatcttttccattttggatAGCAAGCCTCAGATAGACTCGAGCAACGATGAAGGAATTACGCTGGAGAATGTAACTGGAAACATAGAGTTGGAACACGTCAGTTTCAAATATCCGACAAGACCAgagttccaaatcttcaaagacTTGTCCCTGACCATCCCCGCCGGCAAG ACCGTTGCTTTAGTCGGAGAAAGTGGCAGCGGGAAATCGACAGTGATTAGTCTTATTGAGAGATTCTACGATCCTGATTCCGGCCGTGTGCTTTTAGATCATGTGCTGCTTCAAAAGTTCAAGCTTAGTTGGCTGAGGCAACAGCTAGGTTTGGTAGGCCAAGAGCCTATCCTCTTCAACGAAACAATCCGCGACAACATTGCTTACGGTAAGCATGGCGGCGCCACTGAGGATGAGATCATTGCTGCTGCAAAGGCATCGAATGCACACAACTTCATATCTTCCCTGCCTCAAGGTTATGACACATCAGTTGGTGAGCGAGGAGTGCAATTATCTGGTGGACAGAAACAGAGGATAGCTATTGCCAGGGCTATTTTGAAGAATCCCAAGATACTTCTGCTTGACGAAGCCACGAGTGCATTGGATGCGGAATCGGAGAGGATCGTGCAAGAGGCACTAGACAGGGTTATGGTGAATCGGACAACTGTAGTTGTGGCTCACCGCCTTACGACGATAAAGCATGCCGATATAATTGCGGTTGTAAAGAATGGAGTTGTTGCCGAGCAGGGTAGGCACGACACTCTGATGAAGATAACTGACGGCGCTTATGCGTCGTTGGTGGCACTTCATGCAAGTGCTTCAAAGTGA